Proteins from one Gallus gallus isolate bGalGal1 chromosome 17, bGalGal1.mat.broiler.GRCg7b, whole genome shotgun sequence genomic window:
- the ANAPC2 gene encoding anaphase-promoting complex subunit 2, with protein sequence MEAAGAGLSAAWSAVSAALVPPAALGLAAARCDPVRPLQDAELRAALEVLRCYGLHAAVEEWFLEVLQTDLQAHIAPEFWNCVGQYENTAEEQQCSALLLDAFCLLKCRLEPYLSSMELLEGWTEAGLLLGTGAQTLREKVYTMFKAILFFSTTKPFQEMIQQFYSRTFRIYMRQWKKGEEGMNECESSMSEAEQESDTEEGGGESAVCAGCGSRREQCWCPTAMERFRQLNHILRRLNLLERVSADAVTTILHRMIKERMERRCRGEYEHSFLNEFQEWIEKVLGWLSRVFLQDGPLARPSAEASSTLRRWRCHVQRFFYRIYASMLIEELFSIIRDFPESKPAVEDLKFCLERTNLRQQLLSSLKSALEIRLLHPGVNTSDIITLYISAIKALRELDPSMVILEVACEPIRKYLRTREDTVRQIVAGLTGDAEGSGDLANELSKADPVTLENGQESDDDISEPGDWVPDPVDADPGKSSSKRRSSDIISLLVSIYGSKDLFINEYRTLLADRLLHQFNYSAEREIRNVELLKLRFGEAQMHYCEVMLKDMADSRRINANIRDEEEKLPEEERPPFSLVAVILSSEFWPPLKEEKLELPEQVKEAMEAYSKKYEKLKAMRTLNWKYHLGLVSLDVELADRTLSLSVSPVHAAIILHFQTKSTWTLAELSEVLKVPVTSLKRKMTLWLQQGVLREEPPGTFTVIEEEQKDQGEKVVLIDSDEEGDSAMASQADQKEEELQLFWTYIQAMLTNLESLSLERIHSMLKMFVMTGPVVTEIDIQELQGFLQKKVRDQQLIYSGGVYRLPKNCN encoded by the exons ATggaggcggcgggcgcggggctgtcCGCGGCGTGGAGCGCCGTCAGCGCCGCGTTGGTGCCGCCCGCCGCGCTGGGGCTG gCAGCGGCACGGTGTGACCCGGTGCGCCCACTGCAGGACGCTGAGCTGCGGGCCGCCCTGGAGGTGCTGCGCTGTTATGGGCTGCACGCTGCGGTGGAGGAGTGgttcctggaggtgctgcagacCGACCTGCAGGCCCACATCGCTCCCGAGTTCTGGAACTGCGTCGGCCAATATGAGAACACGGcggaggagcagcagtgctccgCGCTGCTTCTGGATGCGTTTTGTCTTCTCAAGTGCCGCCTGGAGCCCTACCTGAGCAGCATGGAGCTCCTGGAGGGCTGGACCGAGGCAGGCCTGCTCCTGGGGACGGGCGCTCAGACGCTGAGGGAGAAGGTGTACACCATGTTCAAAGccatccttttcttctccaccaCCAAGCCCTTCCAGGAGATGATCCAGCAGTTCTACAGCCGCACCTTCCGGATATACATGCGGCAGTGGAAGAAGGGGGAAGAGGGAATGAATGAATGTGAGAGCAGCATGAGCGAGGCTGAGCAGGAGAGTGACACCGAGGAGGGCGGAGGAGAGAGCGCGGTGTGCGCGGGCTGCggcagcaggagggagcagtgctggtgcccCACGGCCATGGAGCGGTTCCGGCAGCTCAACCACATTCT CCGCCGGCTGAATTTGCTGGAGAGGGTGAGTGCTGATGCTGTGACCACCATCCTGCACAGGATGATCAAGGAGAGGATGGAGCGACGATGCCGGGGTGAATACGAGCACTCCTTCCTGAATGAGTTCCAGGAG TGGATCGAGAAGGTGCTGGGCTGGCTCAGCAGAGTGTTCCTGCAGGACGGCCCCTTGGCTCGCCCCTCTGCAGAAGCCAGCAGCACCCTGAGGCGCTGGCGGTGCCACGTCCAGAGGTTCTTCTACCGCATCTACGCCAGCATGCTGATCGAGGAGCTGTTCAGCATTATTCGAG ATTTCCCAGAATCAAAGCCTGCTGTGGAGGACCTCAAGTTCTGCCTGGAAAGGACAAacctgaggcagcagctgctcagctccctgAAAAGCGCTCTGGAAATACGGCTTCTGCATCCCG GTGTCAACACCTCCGACATCATCACGTTGTATATCTCAGCCATCAAGGCCCTGCGGGAGCTGGACCCCTCCATGGTTATCCTGGAGGTCGCCTGTGAGCCCATCAGGAAGTACCTGAG GACACGGGAGGACACCGTGCGGCAGATCGTGGCCGGTCTCACGGGGGATGCTGAGGGCTCCGGGGATCTGGCAAATGAGCTCTCAAAAGCTGACCCTGTGACACTGGAGAACGGCCAGGAGAGTGATGACGACATCTCAGAACCAGGGGACTGGGTCCCTGACCCAGTTGATGCAGATCCAG GGAAATCGAGTTCCAAGCGCCGGTCCTCAGACATCATCAGCCTGCTGGTGAGCATCTATGGCAGCAAGGACCTGTTTATCAACGAGTACCGCACGCTCCTGGCTGACCGGCTGCTGCATCAGTTCAACTACAGTGCTGAGAG GGAAATCCGCAACGTGGAGCTGCTCAAGCTGCGGTTTGGCGAAGCTCAGATGCACTATTGTGAAGTCATGTTAAAA GACATGGCTGACTCGCGACGCATCAACGCCAACATTCGTGATGAGGAGGAAAAGCTCCCGGAGGAGGAGAGGCCGCCGTTCAGCCTCGTGGCCGTTATCCTGTCCAGCGAGTTCTGGCCACCGCTGAAGGAGGAGAAGCTGGAGCTTCCAGAGCAGGTGAAGGAAGCCATGGAAGCCTATTCCAAGAAGTACGAGAAATTGAAG GCCATGAGGACCCTGAACTGGAAGTACCACCTGGGGCTGGTCAGCCTGGATGTGGAGCTGGCCGACCGCACGCTCTCCCTGTCCGTGTCCCCTGTGCACGCTGCCATCATCCTGCACTTCCAGACCAAGA GCACGTGGACGCTGGCGGAGCTGAGCGAGGTGCTGAAGGTGCCCGTGACGTCGCTGAAGCGTAAGATGacgctgtggctgcagcagggagtgCTGCGTGAGGAGCCGCCGGGAACCTTCACCGTCATCGAGGAGGAGCAGAAGGACCAGGGGGAGAAAGTCGTCCTGATAGACAGCGACGAGGAGGGGGACTCCGCCATGGCCTCGCAGGCTGACcagaaggaggaggagctgcag CTGTTCTGGACCTACATCCAGGCGATGCTGACCAACCTGGAGAGCCTGTCCTTGGAGAGGATCCACAGCATGCTGAAGATGTTTGTGATGACAGGCCCCGTGGTCACAGAGATCGACAtacaggagctgcagggcttcCTGCAGAAGAAGGTTCGGGACCAGCAGCTCATCTACTCCGGAGGCGTCTATCGCCTGCCTAAGAACTGCAACTAG
- the SSNA1 gene encoding Sjoegren syndrome nuclear autoantigen 1: MSGAGEALQGYNAALLEGLAELRARRDELSGRIREEEAERERLQSRIAALTERLARSSERTARHLAARRQLDACIAESEAAYGKILESSQTLLDAVKGEIGNASKASEPASTSKQTPGQKHS; this comes from the exons ATGAGCGGAGCGGGGGAAGCGCTGCAGGGATACAACGCCGCGCTGCTGGAGG GGCTGGCGGAGCTCCGCGCCCGGCGGGATGAGCTGAGCGGGCGGATCcgggaggaggaggcggagcGCGAGAGGCTGCAGAGCCGCATCGCGGCGCTCACGGAGCGGTTGGCCCGCAGCTCCGAGCGCACGGCCCGGCACCTGGCTGCGCGCCGCCAGCTGGACGCCTGCATCGCTGAGAGCGAGGCGGCATACGGCAAG ATTCTGGAGAGCTCTCAGACATTGCTAGATGCCGTGAAGGGAGAAATTGGGAATGCTAGCAAAGCCAGTGAGCCCGCAAGCACCTCAAAACAAACACCTGGACAAAAGCATTCCTAA